In Halosegnis marinus, one genomic interval encodes:
- a CDS encoding ABC1 kinase family protein: MSRREREEAVEPNTRTTLRRFVAVVRAFLPLAVAYARDRRRFLLFGGRREVDVEDRRRRAAYLLSVLLDLGPTFIKVGQILSTRPDVLPPAYIEELSSLQDEVPAADWSLIEPVVEAELGPVDEYFDDFDRTPISGASLGQVYIARHDGEKVAVKVLRPNIRERVEADLVVVETLLPLVLRFAPPGQAFTMENLADEFATTIRGEMNYADEAARLNEVRDNFADEPRVVVPPVVAERSTERVLTMEYVEGTKITDVDALESAGIDPSELVERLAEAYFRMIVEDGVFHADPHPGNLSVLDDGSIVFYDFGVVGRLSEQRRDQILDFYVGLARDDIDRVIDAFVEMGALDPDADRDLIREVFGLVIEQLRGQTFDNDEIQQYVREFQAAVGDVSDFPFRLPQDLALIVRVSTVLEGVTRTLDDDFDFITTVTDLVRERSGEEVSGLAREEIEGQARATVRGLLAVPVLADDVADTALRGGTLVNTLYADDPKPFRLFAARLALALGIGVGGLAATAMYVFGAPYAAAGFGVVVAFAALVLARTFRRPTNRGIAAGARVGARSVTRNRDR, encoded by the coding sequence GTGTCACGACGCGAGCGCGAGGAGGCGGTCGAGCCGAACACCCGGACGACCCTCCGCCGGTTCGTCGCGGTCGTCCGCGCGTTCCTCCCGCTCGCCGTCGCCTACGCCCGCGACCGCCGGCGCTTCCTCCTGTTCGGCGGTCGCCGCGAGGTCGACGTCGAGGACCGCCGCCGCCGCGCCGCGTACCTCCTCTCGGTCCTGCTCGACCTCGGGCCGACGTTCATCAAGGTCGGACAGATACTCTCGACGCGGCCCGACGTGCTCCCCCCGGCCTACATCGAGGAGCTGTCGTCGCTCCAGGACGAGGTGCCGGCCGCCGACTGGTCGCTCATCGAGCCGGTCGTCGAGGCCGAACTCGGCCCCGTGGACGAGTACTTCGACGACTTCGACCGCACGCCCATCAGCGGCGCGTCGCTCGGGCAGGTGTACATCGCCCGCCACGACGGCGAGAAGGTCGCCGTGAAGGTGCTCCGGCCGAACATCCGCGAGCGCGTCGAGGCCGACCTCGTCGTCGTGGAGACGCTGCTCCCGCTCGTGTTGCGGTTCGCCCCGCCGGGACAGGCGTTCACGATGGAGAACCTCGCCGACGAGTTCGCGACGACCATCCGCGGCGAGATGAACTACGCCGACGAGGCCGCGCGCCTGAACGAGGTGCGCGACAACTTCGCCGACGAGCCCCGGGTCGTGGTGCCGCCCGTCGTCGCGGAGCGGTCCACCGAACGCGTCCTCACGATGGAGTACGTCGAGGGGACGAAGATAACCGACGTGGACGCGCTCGAATCGGCGGGCATCGACCCCTCGGAGCTGGTCGAGCGGCTCGCGGAGGCGTACTTCCGGATGATCGTCGAGGACGGGGTATTCCACGCCGACCCGCACCCCGGGAACCTCTCGGTGCTCGACGACGGGAGCATCGTGTTCTACGACTTCGGCGTCGTCGGGCGGCTCTCCGAGCAGCGGCGCGACCAGATACTCGACTTCTACGTCGGGCTGGCGCGCGACGACATCGACCGCGTCATCGACGCGTTCGTCGAGATGGGCGCGCTCGACCCCGACGCCGACCGCGACCTCATCCGCGAGGTGTTCGGGCTCGTCATCGAACAGCTCCGGGGACAGACGTTCGACAACGACGAGATACAGCAGTACGTCCGGGAGTTCCAGGCCGCCGTCGGCGACGTGTCGGACTTCCCGTTCCGCCTGCCGCAGGACCTCGCGCTCATCGTCCGCGTCTCGACGGTGCTCGAGGGCGTCACCCGCACGCTCGACGACGACTTCGACTTCATCACGACGGTCACCGACCTCGTGCGCGAGCGCTCCGGCGAGGAGGTGTCGGGTCTCGCCCGCGAGGAGATAGAGGGACAGGCGCGCGCCACGGTCCGGGGGCTGCTCGCCGTGCCCGTCCTCGCGGACGACGTGGCCGACACGGCGCTGCGCGGCGGGACGCTCGTGAACACCCTGTACGCGGACGACCCGAAGCCGTTCCGGCTGTTCGCGGCCCGGCTCGCGCTCGCGCTCGGCATCGGCGTCGGGGGGCTCGCCGCGACGGCGATGTACGTCTTCGGCGCGCCCTACGCGGCCGCCGGCTTCGGCGTCGTCGTCGCGTTCGCCGCGCTCGTGCTCGCGCGCACCTTCCGCCGCCCCACGAACAGGGGCATCGCGGCCGGCGCGCGCGTCGGCGCACGCAGCGTCACCCGGAACCGCGACCGCTGA